From one Tsukamurella tyrosinosolvens genomic stretch:
- a CDS encoding FAS1-like dehydratase domain-containing protein, translated as MAVADEWELWFPDAYEIGAETVRSFARATRSWDVPYAVSRRLPDDVVVPATMLGAPMLQAASAVVGRAIPGCNLAAIMHAGQSFTYLRPLHVGDVLSLGVRLTSHIVKAETDLIVVECMVYSDGEPSLDAEIFLVHSQRETGIDLEAADRLADEVMMTGTGPSNSDAYAANVAGSR; from the coding sequence GTGGCCGTCGCCGACGAATGGGAACTGTGGTTCCCCGACGCTTACGAGATCGGCGCGGAGACGGTGCGGTCGTTCGCCCGCGCGACCCGCAGCTGGGACGTCCCCTACGCCGTCAGCCGCCGGCTTCCGGACGACGTGGTCGTGCCGGCGACGATGCTCGGCGCACCCATGCTGCAGGCGGCGTCCGCGGTGGTCGGCCGGGCCATCCCCGGATGCAACCTCGCGGCGATCATGCACGCGGGCCAGTCCTTCACCTACTTGCGGCCGCTGCACGTGGGCGACGTCCTCAGCCTGGGGGTGCGGCTGACGTCGCACATCGTCAAGGCGGAGACCGACCTCATCGTGGTCGAGTGCATGGTCTACTCGGACGGCGAGCCGTCGCTCGACGCGGAGATCTTCCTGGTGCACAGCCAGCGCGAGACCGGCATCGACCTCGAGGCGGCCGACCGGCTCGCCGACGAGGTGATGATGACCGGCACCGGGCCGTCGAACAGCGACGCCTACGCCGCCAACGTCGCCGGGTCCCGCTAG
- the eccA gene encoding type VII secretion AAA-ATPase EccA, with amino-acid sequence MATSALRAFQAGVAALGIGIGEFEAGPPDPALARRAFEAATTADPGMADAWLGRAAAGENTAEVLAALHRHVEGIGAAARRVGLAPGALSSTFATGLYVDYPLRDAATAHVAYAARLLADGAPDEAERALDGAPPCPIAHYQRAVVAARTRRWPDALTALAGHADWDDPVLAAAAATIAGSAAAQLGRFAEATRLLTVAAEGPVPGAAAAARYCHGLVLREQGEEERARELLERAAPSYPPAEAALRDPGHRLVLDAPDAPAPDDAPAEAGDELLAAASDELERQVGLREVKEQVTRLRTTMQLARVRADRGLSSGSRSLHLAFTGPPGTGKTTVARIVARMYRGLGLLATDTVVECSRRDLVGQYLGATAQKTSAVIDSALDGVLFIDEAYTLVQEGLSGGDAFGQEAIDTLLARMENDRDRLVVIVAGYDAEIDRFLGSNEGLASRFARRIRFPGYSPGELAEIGAAMARSRDAVLTGDAAEVLETCCAGVADRLDRLGNGRFVRNVIEAAEEERELRLADSGLDLAGVDEAVLMRIEAADMARALDGILGAAV; translated from the coding sequence ATGGCTACATCTGCGCTCCGCGCGTTCCAGGCGGGCGTCGCCGCGCTCGGGATCGGGATCGGCGAGTTCGAGGCGGGGCCGCCCGACCCCGCGCTCGCGCGCCGCGCCTTCGAGGCCGCCACCACCGCAGATCCGGGGATGGCCGACGCCTGGCTGGGCCGCGCCGCGGCCGGCGAGAACACCGCCGAGGTGCTCGCCGCACTGCACCGCCACGTCGAGGGGATCGGCGCCGCCGCCCGCCGCGTGGGTCTTGCGCCCGGCGCGCTGAGCTCCACCTTCGCCACCGGCCTCTACGTGGACTACCCGCTCCGCGACGCCGCGACCGCGCACGTCGCCTACGCCGCGCGCCTGCTCGCCGACGGTGCGCCCGACGAGGCCGAGCGCGCCCTCGACGGCGCCCCGCCGTGCCCGATCGCCCACTACCAGCGCGCGGTCGTCGCCGCCCGGACCCGACGGTGGCCGGACGCCCTGACCGCGCTCGCCGGGCACGCCGACTGGGACGACCCGGTGCTCGCCGCCGCGGCGGCCACGATCGCGGGATCCGCCGCGGCGCAACTCGGCCGGTTCGCCGAGGCCACCCGGCTGCTGACCGTCGCGGCCGAGGGCCCGGTGCCCGGCGCCGCCGCCGCGGCCCGGTACTGCCACGGCCTCGTCCTGCGGGAGCAGGGCGAGGAGGAGCGCGCGCGCGAACTGCTGGAGCGGGCGGCACCGTCGTACCCGCCCGCGGAGGCCGCGCTGCGCGACCCGGGCCACCGCCTGGTGCTCGACGCCCCGGACGCGCCCGCCCCCGACGACGCACCCGCCGAAGCCGGCGACGAGCTACTGGCCGCGGCCTCCGACGAGCTGGAGCGGCAGGTCGGGCTGCGCGAGGTGAAGGAGCAGGTCACCCGGCTGCGGACGACGATGCAGCTGGCCCGGGTGCGCGCCGACCGCGGGCTGTCGAGCGGGAGCCGGTCGCTGCACCTCGCCTTCACCGGTCCGCCCGGCACGGGGAAGACGACGGTGGCGCGCATCGTCGCGCGGATGTACCGCGGGCTGGGGCTACTGGCGACCGACACCGTGGTCGAGTGCTCGCGCCGCGACCTCGTCGGGCAGTACCTCGGCGCCACGGCGCAGAAGACCTCCGCGGTCATCGACTCCGCGCTCGACGGGGTGCTGTTCATCGACGAGGCCTACACGCTGGTGCAGGAGGGCCTCAGCGGCGGCGACGCGTTCGGGCAGGAGGCGATCGACACGCTGCTCGCGCGGATGGAGAACGACCGCGACCGCCTCGTCGTGATCGTGGCGGGCTACGACGCCGAGATCGACCGCTTCCTCGGCTCCAACGAGGGCCTGGCCTCGCGGTTCGCGCGCCGCATCCGGTTCCCCGGCTACAGCCCGGGCGAGCTCGCCGAGATCGGCGCGGCGATGGCCCGCTCGCGCGACGCGGTGCTCACCGGCGACGCGGCGGAGGTGTTGGAGACCTGCTGCGCCGGCGTCGCCGACCGGCTCGACCGCCTGGGCAACGGCCGGTTCGTGCGGAACGTCATCGAGGCGGCCGAGGAGGAGCGGGAGCTGCGGCTCGCCGACTCGGGCCTGGACCTGGCCGGGGTCGACGAGGCGGTGCTCATGCGGATCGAGGCCGCCGACATGGCGCGGGCGCTCGACGGGATCCTCGGCGCCGCGGTCTGA
- a CDS encoding ABC transporter ATP-binding protein, whose translation MSQTPYAPATLPTPETVAARAVGVTKVYGEGDNVVHALAGVTVDFRAGEFTAIMGPSGSGKSTLMHCLAGLDAASGGSVQVGGTELTSLNDKQITQLRRDRIGFVFQSFNLVPTLTAIENITLPLDIAGRKPDEQWLNAVIDRLGLRDRLDHRPTELSGGQQQRVACARALVGRPEIIFGDEPTGNLDSRSGAEVLSILRAAVDDFRQTVVIVTHDPRAASYADRVVFLADGRIVDEMRSPTAERVLEKMIHLDELVAR comes from the coding sequence ATGTCACAGACTCCCTACGCGCCGGCGACGCTGCCCACGCCCGAGACGGTGGCCGCGCGCGCCGTCGGCGTCACCAAGGTCTACGGCGAGGGCGACAACGTCGTGCACGCGCTCGCGGGCGTCACCGTCGACTTCCGGGCGGGGGAGTTCACCGCCATCATGGGGCCGTCGGGCTCGGGCAAGTCGACGCTCATGCACTGCCTCGCCGGGCTCGACGCCGCCTCGGGCGGCTCGGTGCAGGTGGGCGGCACGGAGCTGACCTCGCTGAACGACAAGCAGATCACCCAGCTTCGACGCGACCGGATCGGCTTCGTCTTCCAGAGCTTCAACCTGGTGCCCACGCTCACGGCGATCGAGAACATCACGCTCCCGCTCGACATCGCGGGCCGCAAGCCCGACGAGCAGTGGCTGAACGCGGTGATCGACCGGCTGGGTCTGCGGGACCGGCTCGATCACCGGCCCACCGAGCTGTCGGGCGGCCAGCAGCAGCGCGTCGCCTGCGCCCGCGCGCTCGTCGGGCGGCCGGAGATCATCTTCGGCGACGAGCCCACCGGCAACCTGGATTCGCGCTCGGGCGCCGAGGTGCTGTCCATCCTGCGCGCCGCGGTCGACGACTTCCGGCAGACCGTCGTCATCGTGACCCACGATCCGCGCGCCGCCTCCTACGCCGACCGCGTCGTCTTCCTCGCCGACGGCCGCATCGTCGACGAGATGCGCAGCCCCACCGCGGAACGGGTGCTGGAGAAGATGATCCACCTCGACGAGCTCGTCGCCCGCTGA
- a CDS encoding ABC transporter permease, which produces MANPMRRVALRNLLAHKGRLVLTVLSVLLGTSFIAGSMVFTGTLSKAFDGISDKIAVGVDARISPENAQGQGGFGPAGPGVPLSVVDQVKAVPGVRVVVPAVTGTIALRDGNGDVVSPTGAPQVGGAYLPPGENLDPDGLKITSGRAPSAPNEMVLNESASERLKLPVGAKTTIVAPHSPGPTDVTIVGLYTISTDSGGYLGALFAKDEAQKLFGDGATAPYIEVGAAQGTSPEQLRDALAERLPDLNVQTGAEVRQEFEDTINQGLSFLNYFLVAFGLIGLLVGVFIIYNTFSMLVAQRLSELALLRAIGAGREQVRNSVVLEALVVGVVGSALGLAVGIGLAVLLRAGVTAAGAGFPDGGLAVSPSVVITVMVVGTVVTVISALIPAVRASRVPPVAAMRAQDGGSAQSLLVRGAVGAALLLCSLALLFVATTEVGSTAAIEVGIAGFGLILAIVIGGPALVAPLLGGIGKVIAAPFGPAGRLGRTNVMRNPQRTTATAFALVIGVALVGVIGTLGASMQKSVDAQVDQGIRSDLMLQAPSLGMPPAALTAIKDVPGVGTKTILYGVPVRIGGDRLSALGVDGDITTAFNLTRTAGELTLKQGGLLVDDRTARERGWDVGTEVEPASAVGAAKAKLAVTGIYSATGGSLSGPVITAADMNTLYPPASGATAPLVSPQSVFVDAADGTSVSDLKERLREAVKPLLVVNVDDQDDLKDQAGQAITALMGVLYGLLGLAVVIAILGIVNTLALSVVERRREIGMLRAIGLIRSQVRRSIYLESMLIAVFGAALGLVLGVLLGVSLVHALRDEGLGSVVVPWSTVIVMLVASAFVGVGAAILPAIRAARTPPLAAIAEG; this is translated from the coding sequence ATGGCGAATCCGATGCGCCGGGTGGCGCTGCGGAACCTCTTGGCGCACAAGGGGCGCCTCGTCCTGACGGTGCTCTCGGTGCTGCTGGGCACGTCGTTCATCGCCGGCTCGATGGTCTTCACCGGCACCCTGTCGAAGGCCTTCGACGGGATCTCCGACAAGATCGCCGTCGGCGTCGACGCGCGCATCTCGCCCGAGAACGCCCAGGGCCAGGGCGGATTCGGCCCGGCCGGCCCGGGCGTGCCGCTCTCCGTCGTGGACCAGGTGAAGGCGGTGCCGGGCGTGCGCGTCGTCGTTCCGGCCGTCACCGGCACCATCGCCCTGCGCGACGGGAACGGCGACGTCGTCTCGCCCACCGGCGCCCCGCAGGTCGGCGGCGCGTACCTGCCGCCCGGCGAGAACCTCGACCCCGACGGCCTGAAGATCACCTCGGGGCGGGCGCCGTCCGCCCCGAACGAGATGGTGCTCAACGAATCCGCCTCCGAACGACTGAAGCTGCCCGTGGGCGCGAAGACCACCATCGTCGCGCCGCACTCGCCCGGCCCGACCGACGTGACGATCGTGGGGCTGTACACGATCTCCACCGACTCCGGCGGCTACCTGGGCGCGCTGTTCGCGAAGGACGAGGCGCAGAAGCTCTTCGGCGACGGCGCGACCGCCCCCTACATCGAGGTCGGTGCCGCACAGGGCACCTCGCCAGAGCAGCTGCGCGACGCCCTCGCCGAGCGCCTGCCCGACCTGAACGTGCAGACGGGCGCGGAGGTGCGGCAGGAGTTCGAGGACACGATCAACCAGGGCCTGAGCTTCCTCAACTACTTCCTCGTCGCCTTCGGCCTCATCGGGCTCCTCGTGGGCGTCTTCATCATCTACAACACCTTCTCGATGCTCGTGGCGCAGCGGCTCTCCGAGCTCGCGCTGCTCCGCGCCATCGGCGCCGGACGCGAGCAGGTGCGCAACTCGGTGGTGCTGGAGGCGCTCGTCGTGGGCGTGGTCGGCAGCGCGCTGGGGCTCGCCGTCGGCATCGGCCTCGCGGTGCTGCTGCGCGCCGGCGTCACCGCCGCGGGCGCGGGCTTCCCCGACGGCGGCCTCGCCGTGAGCCCGTCCGTGGTGATCACGGTGATGGTGGTCGGCACCGTCGTCACGGTGATCTCCGCCCTCATCCCCGCCGTGCGCGCCTCCCGGGTGCCGCCCGTCGCCGCGATGCGCGCCCAGGACGGTGGCTCCGCGCAGTCGCTGCTCGTCCGCGGCGCGGTCGGCGCGGCCCTGCTGCTGTGCTCGCTGGCGCTGCTCTTCGTGGCGACCACCGAGGTCGGCTCCACCGCCGCGATCGAGGTGGGCATCGCCGGCTTCGGGTTGATCCTCGCTATCGTGATCGGCGGCCCCGCGCTGGTGGCGCCGCTGCTCGGCGGCATCGGCAAGGTCATCGCCGCCCCCTTCGGGCCCGCGGGCCGGCTGGGCCGCACCAACGTGATGCGGAACCCGCAGCGCACCACCGCCACCGCCTTCGCGCTGGTGATCGGCGTGGCGCTGGTCGGCGTCATCGGCACACTCGGCGCGTCGATGCAGAAGTCGGTCGACGCGCAGGTCGATCAGGGCATCCGCTCCGACCTCATGTTGCAGGCGCCGTCGCTCGGCATGCCGCCGGCCGCCCTCACGGCGATCAAGGACGTCCCCGGCGTCGGCACCAAGACCATCCTCTACGGGGTGCCGGTGCGGATCGGCGGCGACCGGCTCAGCGCCCTCGGGGTCGACGGTGACATCACCACCGCGTTCAACCTCACCCGGACGGCGGGCGAGCTGACGCTGAAACAGGGCGGGCTGCTCGTCGACGACCGCACGGCCCGCGAACGCGGCTGGGACGTGGGCACCGAGGTCGAGCCGGCGTCCGCCGTCGGCGCCGCGAAGGCGAAGCTCGCGGTGACCGGGATCTACTCCGCCACCGGCGGTTCGCTGTCCGGCCCCGTGATCACCGCCGCCGACATGAACACCCTGTATCCGCCCGCGAGCGGCGCCACCGCCCCGCTCGTCTCGCCGCAGTCGGTGTTCGTCGACGCCGCCGACGGCACGTCGGTGAGCGATCTCAAGGAGCGCCTGCGTGAGGCCGTGAAGCCGTTGCTCGTGGTCAACGTCGACGACCAGGACGACCTCAAGGATCAGGCGGGGCAGGCGATCACGGCGCTCATGGGCGTGCTGTACGGGTTGCTCGGCCTCGCGGTGGTGATCGCGATCCTCGGCATCGTCAACACGCTGGCGCTGTCGGTCGTCGAGCGCCGCCGCGAGATCGGGATGCTCCGCGCGATCGGCCTCATCCGCTCGCAGGTGCGCCGCTCGATCTACCTGGAGTCCATGCTCATCGCGGTCTTCGGCGCCGCGCTGGGGCTGGTGCTCGGGGTGCTGCTGGGCGTCTCGCTCGTGCACGCGCTGCGTGACGAGGGCCTCGGTTCCGTGGTGGTGCCGTGGTCCACGGTGATCGTCATGCTGGTCGCGTCCGCATTCGTCGGCGTCGGGGCGGCGATCCTGCCCGCCATCCGCGCCGCCCGCACGCCCCCGCTCGCCGCGATCGCGGAGGGTTGA
- a CDS encoding NAD(P)/FAD-dependent oxidoreductase gives MKVVVIGAGYAGTIAANRLVKKADAEVTVVNPRPGFVERVRLHEHIAGSGTVVTPLTEMLDPRIRLVVGSVDKIGDGTLLLADGTSLPFDRAIYAAGGAPTAPSGAFAVGALETAEEAHRALSALPDGAGVTVVGGGLTGIETAAEVAESRPGLRVRLLSEGEVGASLGPGARARVRRELDRLGVVVERGRFDGADGADLVLWAIATQVSDLAARSGLAVDDAGRVIVDEFLRSVSDPRIVAVGDGAAVPGARLSCQTALPQGAHGADNLAREVAGKRAKPYSMGYTGQNVSIGRRSAVIQAARRDDTPTRLQFGGRSAALVKEQVCRVAKGAARTARYAWLPAPR, from the coding sequence ATGAAGGTCGTCGTGATCGGCGCGGGCTACGCGGGCACCATCGCCGCGAATCGGCTGGTGAAGAAGGCGGACGCGGAGGTGACCGTGGTCAACCCGCGGCCCGGGTTCGTCGAGCGGGTGCGACTGCACGAGCACATCGCGGGCAGCGGCACGGTCGTCACGCCGCTCACCGAGATGCTGGACCCGCGGATCCGCCTGGTCGTCGGCTCCGTCGACAAGATCGGCGACGGCACGCTGCTCCTCGCCGACGGCACCTCCCTCCCCTTCGACCGCGCGATCTACGCCGCGGGCGGGGCGCCGACGGCACCGTCGGGCGCCTTCGCGGTGGGCGCGCTCGAGACGGCGGAGGAGGCGCACCGGGCGCTGTCCGCCCTGCCCGACGGGGCCGGCGTCACCGTCGTCGGCGGGGGCCTGACCGGCATCGAGACCGCGGCCGAGGTCGCCGAATCCCGCCCCGGCCTGCGGGTACGACTGCTCAGCGAGGGCGAGGTCGGGGCGTCGCTCGGGCCCGGCGCGCGGGCGCGGGTCCGGCGCGAGCTCGACCGCCTCGGCGTCGTGGTGGAGCGCGGCCGGTTCGACGGCGCCGACGGTGCCGACCTCGTGCTGTGGGCCATCGCGACCCAGGTCAGCGACCTCGCGGCGCGCAGCGGCCTCGCCGTCGACGACGCCGGGCGCGTGATCGTCGACGAGTTCCTGCGCAGCGTCTCCGACCCGCGGATCGTCGCGGTGGGCGACGGTGCCGCCGTCCCCGGCGCACGGTTGAGCTGCCAGACCGCGCTGCCCCAGGGCGCGCACGGTGCGGACAACCTGGCCCGGGAGGTCGCGGGGAAGCGGGCGAAGCCGTACTCGATGGGCTACACCGGGCAGAACGTCTCGATCGGCCGGAGGAGCGCGGTGATCCAGGCCGCCCGGCGCGACGACACCCCCACCCGCCTCCAGTTCGGCGGGCGCTCCGCGGCGCTGGTCAAGGAGCAGGTCTGCAGGGTGGCCAAGGGAGCCGCCAGGACCGCGCGCTACGCCTGGTTGCCCGCGCCGCGATGA
- a CDS encoding RNA polymerase sigma-70 factor: MSAEELFAGHRALLFSVAYEILGSVADAEDVLQESYLRWREVDLDTVENPRAYLARIVTRQALNALRAASRRREEYVGPWLPEPLEAPTGDAPAEHVLTGEAVTTAMLLVLESLTPTERAVFVLREVFDFGYPEIAEAVGKSEATVRQTAHRARGHVRARRPREVVDPAQAQGVAERFVLAAATGDVQALMDLLAPDVVYLGDGGGVVSAARRPVQGADRVARFVAGLFRKSATMGELGLRFAVYNGMPAMVVTFDGVVDQVTCIEVDGGAVTGVYTVRNPDKLRRVIG, from the coding sequence ATGAGTGCCGAGGAGCTCTTCGCCGGGCATCGCGCGCTGCTGTTCTCCGTGGCGTACGAGATCCTGGGCAGCGTCGCGGACGCGGAGGACGTGCTGCAGGAGAGTTACCTGCGGTGGCGCGAGGTGGACCTCGACACCGTCGAGAACCCGCGGGCGTACCTGGCGCGCATCGTGACCCGGCAGGCGCTCAACGCCCTGCGGGCCGCATCGCGGCGGCGGGAGGAGTACGTGGGGCCGTGGCTGCCGGAGCCGCTGGAGGCACCGACGGGCGACGCGCCGGCCGAGCACGTGCTCACGGGCGAGGCGGTGACCACGGCGATGCTGCTGGTCCTGGAATCGCTGACGCCCACCGAGCGCGCGGTCTTCGTGCTGCGGGAGGTCTTCGATTTCGGCTACCCCGAGATCGCCGAGGCCGTCGGCAAGAGCGAGGCGACGGTGCGCCAGACGGCGCACCGCGCCCGCGGGCACGTGCGGGCCCGGCGACCGCGGGAGGTCGTGGATCCGGCGCAGGCGCAGGGCGTCGCCGAGCGGTTCGTGCTGGCGGCGGCGACGGGGGACGTGCAGGCGCTCATGGACCTCCTGGCGCCCGACGTCGTGTACCTGGGCGACGGCGGCGGGGTGGTCTCGGCCGCGCGGCGGCCGGTGCAGGGCGCGGACCGGGTGGCCCGGTTCGTCGCTGGGCTGTTCCGGAAGAGCGCCACGATGGGGGAGCTCGGGCTGCGGTTCGCGGTCTACAACGGCATGCCGGCGATGGTCGTGACGTTCGACGGGGTGGTCGACCAGGTCACCTGCATCGAGGTCGACGGTGGCGCGGTGACCGGCGTGTACACGGTGCGCAATCCGGACAAGTTGCGGCGAGTCATCGGATGA
- a CDS encoding magnesium transporter MgtE N-terminal domain-containing protein, with protein MRAATLPTNTAPVGGTPFSWSRTGVITQALAATVLAGSLTLTAMPSSSFQLPSPAQVLAVPAAAAPLRMDVQMTSIIDLLPPGAIAAMLEDTSSQKLADAMALTNPAKVADIMSRMDPAKTAKILEAMPADKVVAIMNLMDEKKLTAIVNGLPQNKLNTIVAGLSQDKLNAVVKAIPEAKLIEVVKSLDDATLGKIVGALPTDRLVTIVSGLDQQKLKDLVGGIPADVLGPVVGSLPDDKLAALVGQIPVDKLGAVVATLPPATIAKLVEGLPTSVLTEVIGTVDPAKIGPAVAGLSNDKLAALVGYIPTDKLAAVVSGFDEKKLGEIVGLIPVEKLGPVVAGLPADKLTALVKQIPVEKLITVVSGLDDKTLSELVNGIPVEKLGPIVAGLPTEKLIQLVGSIDSEKLKAIVGGLPDDKLLDIMDGQLIGRVVSLVVASLGTPGGIAKLPDLLTGVVSGAVSGGAQLVPNLVANIPLVGPVIAGPIQLVTNAVVVPAVNLGLSLLQPVFSLIATVVSLPVSLATSVIGGGGLTDLFGEVTKGLAGLAGTDAAKSLDVAAKSLTADAKPEAASLLATAAAPAAEDEAAAAGAAEKAKDAETAYVGKHRADDSEAADPVTVAPTTAEPTDAAPATESAPETVTEAAPATEDAPEDAPEEEAAPAETPAAAETAAPAPAEETADAADAAAADEDASTTADAA; from the coding sequence ATGCGTGCTGCCACCCTGCCCACGAACACCGCGCCCGTCGGAGGCACCCCGTTCAGCTGGAGCCGGACGGGGGTGATCACCCAGGCGCTGGCCGCGACCGTCCTCGCCGGCTCGCTGACGCTCACCGCCATGCCCTCGTCGAGCTTCCAGCTGCCGTCCCCCGCGCAGGTGCTCGCCGTGCCCGCGGCGGCGGCCCCACTGCGCATGGACGTGCAGATGACGAGCATCATCGACCTGCTGCCTCCAGGGGCGATCGCGGCGATGCTGGAGGACACCAGCTCGCAGAAGCTCGCCGACGCGATGGCACTGACGAATCCGGCGAAGGTCGCCGACATCATGTCGCGCATGGACCCGGCCAAGACCGCCAAGATCCTCGAGGCGATGCCCGCCGACAAGGTCGTCGCGATCATGAACCTGATGGACGAGAAGAAGCTGACGGCCATCGTCAACGGCCTGCCGCAGAACAAGCTCAACACCATCGTCGCGGGCCTGTCCCAGGACAAGCTCAACGCGGTGGTCAAGGCGATCCCCGAGGCCAAGCTCATCGAGGTGGTCAAGAGCCTCGACGACGCCACCCTCGGCAAGATCGTCGGCGCGCTGCCGACGGATCGCCTCGTCACCATCGTCTCCGGCCTCGATCAGCAGAAGCTCAAGGACCTCGTCGGGGGCATTCCCGCCGACGTCCTCGGCCCCGTGGTCGGAAGCCTCCCGGACGACAAGCTGGCGGCACTCGTCGGGCAGATCCCCGTCGACAAGCTGGGCGCGGTCGTCGCGACCCTCCCGCCCGCGACCATCGCCAAGCTGGTCGAGGGCCTGCCGACGTCCGTGCTGACCGAGGTGATCGGCACCGTCGACCCCGCGAAGATCGGTCCCGCCGTCGCCGGTCTGTCGAACGACAAGCTCGCCGCCCTGGTCGGCTACATTCCGACCGACAAGCTGGCCGCCGTGGTCTCGGGCTTCGACGAGAAGAAGCTGGGCGAGATCGTCGGCCTCATCCCGGTCGAGAAGCTCGGCCCCGTGGTCGCCGGCCTGCCCGCCGACAAGCTGACCGCACTGGTCAAGCAGATCCCCGTCGAGAAGCTCATCACCGTGGTCTCGGGCCTCGACGACAAGACCCTCAGCGAGCTGGTCAACGGCATCCCGGTCGAGAAGCTCGGCCCGATCGTCGCGGGCCTGCCGACCGAGAAGCTCATCCAGCTGGTCGGATCCATCGACTCCGAGAAGCTCAAGGCGATCGTCGGCGGCCTGCCCGACGACAAGCTGCTCGACATCATGGACGGCCAGCTCATCGGCCGCGTGGTCTCGCTGGTCGTCGCGAGCCTCGGCACCCCGGGCGGCATCGCCAAGCTGCCCGACCTGCTCACCGGCGTCGTCAGCGGCGCCGTCTCGGGCGGCGCGCAGCTCGTGCCGAACCTCGTCGCGAACATCCCGCTGGTCGGCCCGGTCATCGCCGGACCGATCCAGCTGGTCACGAACGCCGTGGTGGTGCCCGCGGTGAACCTCGGCCTGAGCCTGCTGCAGCCGGTGTTCTCGCTGATCGCCACCGTCGTCTCGCTGCCGGTCTCTCTGGCGACGTCGGTCATCGGAGGCGGCGGCCTGACGGACCTGTTCGGTGAGGTGACGAAGGGGCTCGCGGGTCTCGCCGGAACCGACGCCGCGAAGTCCCTCGACGTCGCCGCGAAGTCGCTCACCGCCGACGCGAAGCCGGAGGCGGCATCGCTGCTCGCGACCGCGGCCGCGCCCGCTGCGGAGGACGAGGCCGCCGCAGCCGGCGCCGCCGAGAAGGCGAAGGACGCCGAGACCGCCTACGTCGGCAAGCACCGCGCCGACGACAGCGAGGCGGCCGATCCGGTGACCGTCGCGCCGACGACGGCCGAGCCGACCGACGCCGCCCCGGCGACGGAATCCGCTCCGGAGACCGTCACGGAGGCCGCTCCCGCGACCGAGGACGCCCCTGAGGACGCCCCCGAGGAGGAGGCGGCCCCCGCTGAGACGCCGGCCGCCGCGGAGACCGCCGCTCCGGCACCCGCCGAGGAGACGGCGGACGCTGCGGACGCTGCCGCCGCCGACGAGGACGCGTCCACCACTGCCGACGCCGCCTGA